In the genome of Terriglobia bacterium, the window TGCGTCGATGTCGGGCCAGAATTCTTTCAGAATGTCGGCCAATGCGCCTTCTATGGCGATTGTGGCGGTACGCTGCATCGTCAGGCCGAAGCCGCGGTTGCTCGCGGGATAATATATATTGGCAAGGGCTCCGGCGGTGAAATCTCCCGCTACATTCGAGTAGTTCGGTCCCCAGGTGCCATTGTCGTTCCTGGTCCAGAACGTTGCGACAAGCGAATCGACCAATCGGTGTTTAAATGTTCCGGTTTCCTTACGGAGGTAGCGCGGGTCCTGGTGCAGCAGTGAGGGATAGATTGCATTACCCCACATCGTTCCGGAAATCTGGTCGGCATAAGCCGCACCGAAGCGCTTGGCATAGCCTTCGGCGCCGAGGCCGTAACCGGAGAATTTGTCCCCTGCCTGGCTGATTCCGGCATCGATTCCAGCGAGCGCAAATTGAAAGGGATCGATCGCTTGGCGAACAGCCAGGTGAAATTTCTGGCCTGCGGTAAGTGGCACTGCGGTCTGTCGATTCGCCGTTTGAAAGTTCGGAAGCACCGCCAGTATCCTTTGTTTCTCCTCCTCGTGCACTTGCTGCTTTCCCGCATCCTTTGGTGAAGTTGCGGGCTGCGAAGCGTCAGGTTCAGGTTTTGCTGGTGCTTCCGCCGGTTCGGTCTGCGTGCTGTCCTGTGCGGCTGCAATGGGGATCAGATTGCTGACGGCGATGACCGACAAGATTCCGGTCAAAGCGGCTGCAAGGCTCGACGGACTCATCAGCCAGGACCAAAAAGAGCGACGGCTTGTGACGGAATTCGCGCATTTCATGCGATTGAGATGTGCAATGCGAAATCCCATCCCCGCGGAAGCCTGCGGTTAATACGAAAACCAGCAGTTTTTCGCCGCGCGGCCAGGTGTTCTTCATATTATTGGACCATTGCATCAGTCGAGGTTTCTGCTGATTGAACGGTTAAAACAGGAGCTTCAGGGCAAGCTGGATCTGCCTTGGATTTTCCGCGGAAGTATACTTGCCGAAAGTCGACGTAAATGCGGTCCGGCCCGGAACATCGGCGAAATTCGTGTGGTTCAGCACATTGAAGCTCTCGGCACGGAACTGCAAGCGGAGGCTCTCTTTTACGACCGTGTCCTTTGTGATGGAGAAGTCGACGTTGCTTTCGGGCGCCGCGAAAACGACGTTCCGCCCGGAGCTGCCGAATGTAAATGGAGCCGGCATCTGGAAGGCCGCGGTATTGAACCACTGGCTCGCGGTCCGCGGCGCATTCAGGTTGGGATCGCCGATCAGATTCGGCCGCTGCGCCGGTCCCGATCCGATGTTGGCATTGTCGGTCGGCAGGATCACAGTGAACGGTGCGCCGGATTGAAAGGATCCGAGGCCATTGACGGCCCAGCCCTGCAGAAGCCTCCCAGCATGGGCGAAGGGCAGTTGCCAGGTGTACGAAAATACCAGGCGATGCCGGTGATCGAAGCTGGAGAGCGCCCGTTCGGCCCGCAGGTTCCGCACGTCTTGAGGAATGTTGGTCTCCGAGAAGGTCGAGCCGACATCGGAGGCGTCGTCGATCGACTTCGACCATGTATAGTTCGCATTGAAGGTCAGGCCCTTACTCAAGCGCTTTTCGACCCGCAGTGTTCCCGAGTGGTAGAGCGAGTACCCATCCCATCGGATCATCTTGTAGCCGCTGAGTAGCGGGTCCGGCCGCCTTGGATCGATCGCGCCCGGTCCGGGTGTCGGAATGTTCTGATACGTGCTGTTGTCGGCGCCCGAAACATGTGAACCGAAATAGGCGGCTTGCACGACCCAGCCGGCCGTCAGTAGCCTCTGCACATTCAAACTCCACGAATCCGCGAACTCCGACCGGTAGTTGTAATTGAGACCGGAGCCTCCGATCGTTCCATTGTTCGGAGCGAGCAGTATGTTCTCCGTCGCCAATGACGGTATCGGAGTGGTTGAGGCCGTATTGACGCTCTTATTGAAGAAGAACGGCAGGTTTTCGGTCAGCGCGGTTTGAATATTGTAAGCGGCTTGATTGAAGAACAGTCCCCAGCCTGCGCGTACAACCGTCTTGTCCGAAACGGACCACGCCAGTCCTAAACGCGGCGCGATGTGATGATAGTCGGGCGCCTGCAGCGACCTGGCATCGCCGGCGTCCTTCGAGGTCACGACGGGAACCGGGATCAGCGGCAGGAGGGTGTTGGCGAGGGGATTGATCCGGCCCTGATCGTCGCTGGCGACAACAAAGCGGTTCAATTCGATGTTCGACAGCCGGTTTTGAGTGTCGGTAATCTGTCCGTTGATCTCATATCGCAGACCGTAGTTGAGGGTGACCGATGGCCGCACGCGCCAGTCATCCTGAGCGTAAAAGTGCGTCCACAGACTTCGTCCATATTCGCGGCCGCCAGGTCCGATGCCCGCCTGGGCCGAAGTCGGATAGTCGAGCAGGAAATCGGCAAAGGCGTTGCCGTCGCCGAGTCCGGCGGCCGAAGAGCTGTAACGCGGCGAGAACGTGAAGGTGCCTCGCGCGTTCGGCGATTCGCTCGGGTCGAACTGGAGCCGGAAGATATACGCTCCAAACTTCGTGCTGTGTGAACCCCGAAGCCACGACACATTTTCCATGAAATCGAAGCTGTTATCGCGGCGCGTGAAGAGATTCGAGGGGTCGCCGGCCGTGCTATACGCGCCCGAAAAGCTGACCGATGGGTAACCGGTCTGGTCTGGAGCCGGTGCGACGCCCAGTATCCCGGAATTTCCGGCAAAATTGAATCCCTGGTTCTGGCTTTGCTGTCCCCCGGTGACGCGAAGGAATCCGAGGCGCGCTTCGCTGATGACGTTCGAGCCGAAGATATGAGTTTCGCCGATCGCGATGTTCGCTGTGCGCGTCGTCAGGTTATAGCCGAAACCGGGCACCAGCGTTTCGTTGAGCTGGCTGCTGCCGAACGGTTGAAACGTGCCGAAGGACGTCTGATAGAACCGCACGAACAGATCGTCGCTCTGCTTCAGATGCTGATCGAGCCGGATAGAGCCCTGGTCGAAGTTGTTCATCAGGAGCGGCGTCGCGCGGTCATTTTGTGTCTCGCCGGGAAGATCCGGGAGCGGCAGTTTCTGAAGAAATGCAACGGCCGCGGGATCGAGTTTGTCCGGTGAAATTTTGTTGTTCGTAAACGGCATGCGGCTGCCGGCGGCGTTGGTCGACAGGGGATCGTAGATTGTGCCGAGGCCGGAAAAGTCTCCGCCCCGGACTTTGGCGGACGGCAGAGAAAAGATCTGTGTCAGCGAGGTGTCCGAGCGAAGGCCCTCATAACTCAGAAAAAAGAATGTACGATCCTTAGCCAGCG includes:
- a CDS encoding carboxypeptidase-like regulatory domain-containing protein — encoded protein: MDHNPGRIIPGPFAALALCVSAWAQTATSELFGSVRDATGGALPGVMVTITHTPSGQQRQAITDSNGNYSAPSLPVGEYAVKAELANFKTQIREGIVLQVGRQSRLDLVLEVGSVNEAVTIEQSAPPLQTANAEVSDVIDNQRIMELPLNGRQFVDLTLLSDNIFVAPRGTRGSALAQTGPAVLVAGQRPGHNMYFMDGVSVTDQYFNHLVASPPIDAIQEFNIQKSIYPAEFGGKAAATVSAVTKSGTNAFHGGLYDFVRNDIFNARNAFDPARKPAYRQNQFGATFGGPLAKDRTFFFLSYEGLRSDTSLTQIFSLPSAKVRGGDFSGLGTIYDPLSTNAAGSRMPFTNNKISPDKLDPAAVAFLQKLPLPDLPGETQNDRATPLLMNNFDQGSIRLDQHLKQSDDLFVRFYQTSFGTFQPFGSSQLNETLVPGFGYNLTTRTANIAIGETHIFGSNVISEARLGFLRVTGGQQSQNQGFNFAGNSGILGVAPAPDQTGYPSVSFSGAYSTAGDPSNLFTRRDNSFDFMENVSWLRGSHSTKFGAYIFRLQFDPSESPNARGTFTFSPRYSSSAAGLGDGNAFADFLLDYPTSAQAGIGPGGREYGRSLWTHFYAQDDWRVRPSVTLNYGLRYEINGQITDTQNRLSNIELNRFVVASDDQGRINPLANTLLPLIPVPVVTSKDAGDARSLQAPDYHHIAPRLGLAWSVSDKTVVRAGWGLFFNQAAYNIQTALTENLPFFFNKSVNTASTTPIPSLATENILLAPNNGTIGGSGLNYNYRSEFADSWSLNVQRLLTAGWVVQAAYFGSHVSGADNSTYQNIPTPGPGAIDPRRPDPLLSGYKMIRWDGYSLYHSGTLRVEKRLSKGLTFNANYTWSKSIDDASDVGSTFSETNIPQDVRNLRAERALSSFDHRHRLVFSYTWQLPFAHAGRLLQGWAVNGLGSFQSGAPFTVILPTDNANIGSGPAQRPNLIGDPNLNAPRTASQWFNTAAFQMPAPFTFGSSGRNVVFAAPESNVDFSITKDTVVKESLRLQFRAESFNVLNHTNFADVPGRTAFTSTFGKYTSAENPRQIQLALKLLF